A DNA window from Laribacter hongkongensis DSM 14985 contains the following coding sequences:
- a CDS encoding RNA-binding S4 domain-containing protein, whose amino-acid sequence MSDMQDRVRLDKWLWAARFYKTRGLAQDAIEAGHVSLNGERAKPSRLVKAGDRIELRLNQLEYVLNVLLPLDRRGSATIARTMYQETAESQQRREARQLQLAAERASFPFSEGRPTKKARRDIDRFRHGQD is encoded by the coding sequence ATGAGTGACATGCAGGACCGGGTCCGGCTGGACAAATGGTTGTGGGCTGCGCGTTTTTACAAGACCCGGGGGCTGGCGCAGGACGCCATCGAAGCCGGGCATGTCAGCCTTAACGGTGAACGGGCCAAGCCTTCCCGGCTCGTCAAGGCCGGTGACCGTATCGAGTTGCGCCTGAACCAGCTCGAGTACGTGCTGAATGTGCTGTTGCCGCTGGACCGGCGAGGATCGGCCACGATCGCCCGTACCATGTACCAGGAAACCGCAGAAAGCCAGCAACGGCGTGAGGCCCGCCAGTTGCAGCTGGCGGCCGAGCGGGCCAGTTTTCCGTTCAGCGAGGGTCGGCCGACCAAGAAGGCCCGGCGCGACATTGACCGTTTTCGTCACGGGCAGGACTAG
- a CDS encoding bifunctional ADP-dependent NAD(P)H-hydrate dehydratase/NAD(P)H-hydrate epimerase, with protein MNPVRPIFSATGLRMLESRAEQAGMPLMDRAAGLIATHVEQHFPDRPVVAVAGRGNNGGDAILAAARLACRGIPAAIRLPLGTPDTAAARQVLEQARQAGVRLLQADEDWPETAVLLDGLFGIGLTRAPEGEAAQAIERINAHPGPVVAIDLPSGLDAERGVAYAPCVRAQHTLTFLADKTGLLTADGPDHAGEVFVHVLDLPPDWLPDPVAACHVPPEPWLPPRRHNSNKGVFGGVGIIGGAEGMTGAVLLAARAALRHGAGKVRGGFVAPFPALDPLHPELMLARAEAVLAAPDVSVLAVGPGLGCSTEAGELLARALACRLPLVLDADALNLLAQDPALAEACRQRGLPTILTPHPGEAARLLATGTASIQADRPEAVRQLARNWQAVVVLKGCGTLVAGPDGFFTVNPTGHPGLAQAGQGDTLTGMIAALLAQGLDAAAAARLAVWLHGRHAGAIDPAILECAPHQAAD; from the coding sequence ATGAACCCGGTCCGCCCGATTTTTTCTGCTACCGGCCTGCGCATGCTGGAAAGCCGGGCCGAGCAGGCAGGCATGCCCCTGATGGACCGCGCTGCCGGCCTGATTGCCACGCATGTCGAACAGCATTTCCCTGACCGGCCAGTCGTGGCTGTGGCCGGTCGCGGCAATAACGGCGGAGATGCCATCCTGGCAGCTGCCCGGCTGGCCTGCCGGGGCATTCCGGCTGCCATCCGGCTGCCGCTGGGCACTCCGGACACCGCCGCTGCCCGGCAGGTACTGGAGCAGGCCCGGCAAGCCGGCGTGCGCCTGCTCCAGGCAGACGAGGACTGGCCCGAAACCGCCGTGCTGCTGGACGGCCTCTTTGGCATCGGCCTGACCCGGGCACCGGAAGGTGAAGCCGCGCAGGCCATCGAACGCATCAATGCCCATCCCGGTCCGGTGGTCGCCATCGACCTGCCGTCAGGGCTGGACGCGGAACGTGGCGTGGCGTACGCGCCCTGCGTCCGGGCACAGCACACGCTGACTTTTCTGGCTGACAAGACCGGGCTGCTGACTGCCGACGGCCCTGACCATGCCGGCGAGGTGTTCGTACACGTGCTGGACCTGCCGCCGGACTGGCTGCCCGACCCCGTGGCGGCGTGTCATGTCCCGCCCGAGCCGTGGCTGCCCCCACGCCGGCACAACAGCAACAAGGGCGTGTTTGGCGGCGTCGGCATCATCGGAGGCGCCGAAGGCATGACCGGTGCCGTGCTGCTGGCGGCACGGGCAGCCTTGCGCCACGGAGCCGGCAAGGTGCGGGGCGGCTTTGTTGCCCCGTTTCCGGCGCTGGACCCCCTGCACCCGGAGCTGATGCTGGCGCGGGCCGAGGCCGTGCTGGCCGCACCGGATGTCAGCGTACTGGCCGTCGGCCCCGGGCTGGGGTGCAGTACCGAAGCGGGCGAACTGCTCGCCCGCGCACTGGCATGCCGGCTGCCGCTGGTGCTGGATGCCGACGCACTCAACCTGCTGGCGCAGGACCCGGCATTGGCAGAGGCCTGTCGCCAGCGCGGCCTGCCAACCATCCTGACGCCGCACCCAGGCGAAGCTGCCCGCCTGCTGGCTACCGGCACCGCCAGCATTCAGGCCGACCGGCCGGAAGCTGTCCGCCAGCTGGCCCGCAACTGGCAGGCGGTCGTGGTGCTCAAGGGCTGCGGCACGCTGGTGGCCGGGCCGGACGGCTTTTTCACCGTCAACCCGACCGGCCACCCGGGACTGGCACAGGCCGGACAGGGCGACACGCTGACCGGCATGATCGCCGCCCTGCTGGCACAAGGGCTTGATGCTGCGGCAGCCGCCCGTCTGGCCGTATGGCTGCATGGCCGGCACGCCGGCGCCATTGATCCTGCGATTCTGGAGTGCGCCCCTCACCAGGCGGCAGACTGA